The Blautia hydrogenotrophica DSM 10507 genome window below encodes:
- a CDS encoding YidC/Oxa1 family membrane protein insertase, with amino-acid sequence MELLIATKNGIPIIGQIGSVLGWIMDGIFKVLNSMFGIENIGLCIIIFTILMYLLMTPLQIKQQKFSKLSAVMQPEITKIQKKYQGKRDQISMQKMQEETSLVYQKYGVSPTGSCVQLAIQFPILMALWQVIYKIPGYVGSVKGVFTDVVNQIVGVSGYSDLIQNFMTDNHVTRAKLIMDGANATKDSVIDVLYSFSPDQWRSFADIKEFAGFSDVIQSTASSLSDMQIFGVLNIADQPLTIIKSAFGSGSWLVLAAAVLVPLLAWLTQWLNFRLMPTASQNNNNNKDNPMMNSMKTMNTIMPVFSAVMCLTLPVGIGIYWISGAVIRSVQQVIINRHMSKIDMQVLIEENMKKAEKKREKQGLPPQKITSQAHQNARNIDKNTKGAGSSEREKKVEQSYQNAQYAKPGSLAAKANMVREFDERNKKKK; translated from the coding sequence TTGGAATTATTAATAGCGACAAAAAATGGGATCCCCATCATTGGACAAATAGGTTCTGTCTTGGGTTGGATCATGGACGGTATTTTCAAAGTTTTGAACAGTATGTTTGGAATAGAGAATATTGGTCTTTGTATTATCATTTTTACAATTCTCATGTATTTACTGATGACTCCTCTGCAGATTAAGCAGCAGAAATTTTCTAAATTAAGTGCGGTTATGCAGCCGGAGATCACAAAGATTCAAAAGAAATATCAAGGAAAAAGAGACCAGATTTCCATGCAGAAAATGCAGGAAGAAACTTCTCTGGTTTATCAAAAATATGGCGTTTCACCGACAGGAAGTTGTGTGCAGTTAGCTATCCAGTTTCCAATATTGATGGCGTTATGGCAGGTAATTTATAAAATACCTGGATATGTAGGAAGCGTGAAAGGTGTATTTACTGATGTAGTAAATCAGATTGTCGGTGTCAGCGGTTATAGTGATTTAATTCAGAATTTTATGACAGACAACCATGTAACCCGTGCAAAGCTTATCATGGATGGGGCAAATGCCACAAAGGATTCTGTCATTGATGTGTTATATAGTTTTTCTCCAGATCAGTGGAGAAGTTTTGCCGATATCAAGGAATTTGCCGGTTTTTCTGATGTAATACAAAGTACAGCCAGTAGTCTGTCTGATATGCAGATTTTTGGTGTGTTGAATATCGCAGACCAGCCTTTGACGATTATTAAATCAGCTTTTGGAAGCGGTTCTTGGTTGGTATTGGCAGCAGCAGTGCTAGTACCACTGCTGGCATGGCTGACTCAGTGGCTGAATTTCCGTTTAATGCCTACTGCGAGTCAGAATAATAATAACAATAAAGATAATCCTATGATGAATTCTATGAAGACTATGAATACAATTATGCCTGTATTTTCGGCAGTAATGTGTCTAACATTGCCAGTTGGTATCGGTATATACTGGATTTCTGGTGCTGTTATCCGTAGTGTTCAACAGGTGATTATCAATCGTCATATGAGCAAAATTGATATGCAAGTTCTGATTGAAGAAAATATGAAGAAGGCCGAAAAGAAACGAGAAAAGCAAGGTCTTCCCCCACAGAAAATTACAAGTCAGGCTCATCAGAATGCGAGAAATATTGATAAAAATACTAAAGGAGCAGGAAGTTCCGA